In the Helianthus annuus cultivar XRQ/B chromosome 11, HanXRQr2.0-SUNRISE, whole genome shotgun sequence genome, one interval contains:
- the LOC110890630 gene encoding uncharacterized protein LOC110890630 isoform X1 — protein MSSPPPPNPLPTTTTTPNFLQPQKHSHPPVYQTFYNPQHSNSRPHHQQPPLPVSGYPYTVNRPHGFLNSDQLVKVNPLSAPLQQTLVGGAPTVSANTKVVGQSSVAFDNSLREKNGDDAFIVIRDRKVQVSEGTSLYAQCRSWLKNGVTLEKQPQYPDCVKSLPKPLPASTVEARKEDDLELEEEKIENVDHLSAKELLQLHVNHAKKVRARLRNQRLQRIERYKDRLALLLPAVADQQPKNDPAS, from the exons ATGTCATCTCCTCCCCCACCAAACCCcctccccaccaccaccactaccccCAATTTCTTGCAACCCCAAAAACATTCACACCCACCAGTCTACCAAACCTTCTACAACCCCCAACACTCCAATTCACGACCTCATCATCAACAACCACCTCTTCCGGTCTCAGGTTACCCTTATACGGTTAATCGCCCACATGGGTTCTTGAATTCGGATCAATTGGTTAAGGTTAACCCCTTGTCTGCACCTTTGCAACAGACCCTAGTGGGTGGTGCTCCTACTGTTTCTGCAAACACAAag GTTGTGGGTCAATCATCGGTTGCTTTTGATAATAGCTTAAG GGAAAAGAATGGAGATGATGCCTTCATTGTTATTAGAGATAGAAAG GTTCAGGTTTCAGAGGGCACTTCTCTTTATGCACAATGCCGCTCATGGTTAAAGAATGGGGTTACTTTAGAAAAACAG CCACAGTATCCGGATTGTGTTAAATCTCTTCCAAAGCCACTGCCTGCATCAACTGTAGAAGCAAGAAAGGAGGATGACCTGGAATTAGAGGAGGAG AAAATCGAGAATGTCGATCACTTGTCTGCTAAGGAGCTGTTGCAACTGCATGTTAATCATGCAAAGAAGGTTCGAGCGAG ATTAAGAAATCAACGGCTACAAAGAATCGAAAGGTATAAAGACCGTCTTGCTCTACTCTTGCCAGCGGTTGCGGATCAACAGCCAAAGAACGACCCTGCATCTTGA
- the LOC110890630 gene encoding uncharacterized protein LOC110890630 isoform X4, giving the protein MSSPPPPNPLPTTTTTPNFLQPQKHSHPPVYQTFYNPQHSNSRPHHQQPPLPVSGYPYTVNRPHGFLNSDQLVKVNPLSAPLQQTLVGGAPTVSANTKVVGQSSVAFDNSLREKNGDDAFIVIRDRKVQVSEGTSLYAQCRSWLKNGVTLEKQYPDCVKSLPKPLPASTVEARKEDDLELEEEKIENVDHLSAKELLQLHVNHAKKVRARLRNQRLQRIERYKDRLALLLPAVADQQPKNDPAS; this is encoded by the exons ATGTCATCTCCTCCCCCACCAAACCCcctccccaccaccaccactaccccCAATTTCTTGCAACCCCAAAAACATTCACACCCACCAGTCTACCAAACCTTCTACAACCCCCAACACTCCAATTCACGACCTCATCATCAACAACCACCTCTTCCGGTCTCAGGTTACCCTTATACGGTTAATCGCCCACATGGGTTCTTGAATTCGGATCAATTGGTTAAGGTTAACCCCTTGTCTGCACCTTTGCAACAGACCCTAGTGGGTGGTGCTCCTACTGTTTCTGCAAACACAAag GTTGTGGGTCAATCATCGGTTGCTTTTGATAATAGCTTAAG GGAAAAGAATGGAGATGATGCCTTCATTGTTATTAGAGATAGAAAG GTTCAGGTTTCAGAGGGCACTTCTCTTTATGCACAATGCCGCTCATGGTTAAAGAATGGGGTTACTTTAGAAAAACAG TATCCGGATTGTGTTAAATCTCTTCCAAAGCCACTGCCTGCATCAACTGTAGAAGCAAGAAAGGAGGATGACCTGGAATTAGAGGAGGAG AAAATCGAGAATGTCGATCACTTGTCTGCTAAGGAGCTGTTGCAACTGCATGTTAATCATGCAAAGAAGGTTCGAGCGAG ATTAAGAAATCAACGGCTACAAAGAATCGAAAGGTATAAAGACCGTCTTGCTCTACTCTTGCCAGCGGTTGCGGATCAACAGCCAAAGAACGACCCTGCATCTTGA